DNA from Streptomyces rishiriensis:
TCACGGCGCAGCGACCCGGCCACCACGGCCTCTGTGTCGGCCTGGTCCACGATCTCGCTGACCGGCTGGACCAGGACGGGGTGAGCGCTGGACTCTACGAAGACGGTGTAGCCGTTGCCCAGGAGGTCGGCGATCGCGGGACCGAAACGGACCTGGCTACGCAGGTTCCGATACCAGTACCCGCCGTCAAGGACACCCGCCTCCCGCGCCCACTCCCCCGTCACCGTCGAGTAGAAAGGAACCAGCGGTGCCTGAGCACGGATGTCGGAGAACGCCTCGCCCAGGATCTCCTCGATCGCCTCGACATGCCGGGTGTGGGAGGCGTAGTCCACCGCCACCCGACGCACCCGCACACCATCCGCCGCAAGAACCTCCAGCGCCTCGTCGAGAGCCTCGGCATCACCGGCGATCACCACCGAGGACGGACCGTTGACCGCCGCCACCTCCACCCGGCCGGCCCACCGCTCGATACGGCCGGCCACTTCGGTCTCGGACAGCGCCACCGACGCCATACCGCCCCGGCCCGCCAGACTGCCCGCGATCACCTGGCTGCGTACCGCCACAATGCGAGCAGCGTCCTCCAGCGACAACACACCCGACACACACGCCGCGGCGATCTCACCCTGCGAATGACCGACCACCGCATCCGGCACCACACCCACCGACGCCCACACCGCCGCCAGACCCACCATCACCGCGAAACTCGCCGGCTGCACCACATCCACCCGCTCCAGCAGCGCAGCCGGAACATCCCCCCGCAACACATCCACCAACGGCCAGTCCACCCACCCCTCGAGCGCCGCCGCGCACTCAGCGATCCGCTCCGCGAACACCGGTGAGGAATCGAGGAGTTCACGACCCATGCCCACCCACTGCGAACCCTGCCCCGGAAAGACGAACACGACCTTTCCCGCCCCGCCCAGAGCCGACACGCTGCCAGTGACCACACCGGGATGAGACTCACCCCGCGCCAGCGCACCAAGCCCCGCCAACGCCTCAGCACGCGAACCCACCACCACCGCACGCTCGGACAACATCGCCCGCTGAGCGACCAACGCACCCGCCGCATCCAGCAGCGACACCTCACTCGACTCAACAAAGGACGCCAACCGCCCGGCCTGGCCCGCCAGGGACCCGGCACTCCTCGCCGACACCACCAGCGGCACCGCACCCTCATCGGTCCCCGCCAGCCCAGGCCCGACAGGCTCCGGCACTGCGGGCTGCTCTTCCGGGGCCTGTTCCAGGATCAGGTGCGCGTTGGTCCCACTGACACCGAAGGACGACACACCAGCGCGGCGTGGCCGGCCGGTGTCGGGCCACTCCCGCGACTCGGTCAGCAGCTCGACCGCGCCCGCGGTCCAGTCCACCTTCGCCGACGGGGCATCGACATGCAGCGTGGGCGGCATGACCCCGTGCCGCAGCGCCTGCACCATCTTGATCACACCAGCCACCCCCGCCGCAGCCTGGGTATGACCGATGTTCGACTTCAACGATCCCAGCCACAACGGCCGGTCCTCGGGCCGGTCCTGCCCGTAGGCGGCGATCAGCGCCTGCGCCTCGATCGGATCACCCAGAACCGTCCCCGTCCCATGCCCCTCCACCACATCCACATCCGCCGGCGAAAGACCCGCATTGGCAAGCGCCTTACGGATCACCCGCTGCTGCGACGGACCGTTCGGCGCCGTCAGACCATTCGACGCGCCGTCCTGATTCACCGCGCTGCCACGGATCACCGCGAGCACCCGATGCCCACGCCGCCGGGCCTCCGACAACCGTTCCAGAACCACCACCCCGACGCCCTCGGCCCAACCGGTGCCGTCCGCGGCGTCCGCATACGACTTACACCGGCCGTCCAAGGACAGTCCGCCGTGGCGCGAGAACGCCTCGAACGCCCCCGGCGTCGCCATCACCTTGGCGCCGCCCGCCAGCGCCAGCGAGCACTCTCCCTGCCGCAGCGCCTGCGCCGCCAGATGGATCGCGACGAGCGAGGACGAACACGCCGTGTCCACCGTCACCGCCGGACCCTCGAAACCGAACACATACGACACCCGGCCCGAGGCCACACTCGACGCCGCCCCCGTGCCGATACCCCCCAGCTCTGAATGCACGTTGCCACCCGCGAAGTAGTCGGCGCCCATGACGCCGGAGAACACCGCGACCTCTTGGCCCTTCAACGTCCCCGGGTCGATCCCGGCCTGTTCCAACGCCTCCCACGAGGTCTCCAGCAGCAACCGCTGCTGCGGATCCATCGCCAGCGCCTCACGCGGCGAGATCCCGAAGAAACCCGCGTCGAACTCCGCCGCGTCATACAGGAACCCGCCCCGGGGCACGTAGGGGGTGTCGGCCTGGCCCGGAGCGGAGTCGAACAAGCCCTCCAGATCCCAGCCACGATCAGACGGAAAACCGGACACACCGTCCCGGCCCTCGCTGACCAGCCGCCACAAATCCTCCGGACCCGCCACACCACCGGGCAGACGACACGCCATACCCACCACCGCAACCGGCTCCCCGGAGGCCTCCAAGAGCTGGCGGTTCTGCTTCTTCAGCGAGCCGACCTCTTCGAGCGATGCTCGGAGCGCCTCGACGACCTTTTCATAAGGAGCACTCACTTGAAATCCCCAACCATCAGGTGCCGCAAGGTCACTTGTCTCCGAGCGCCAGCTGCACGAGGTCGTCGACGTTCAGATCGGCGATCGCGGTCTCATCATCGGCGTCGTCCAGCATGCCGATCGGCGGTTCGTGGTCATTGAGTTCAACCAGCCTGACCAGGGCGTCCAACACTCCAGCCGCCCGGAACCGGGCGAGTGGGAGCAATGCGAGCCCGCGCCGCAGCCGTGCCTCGTCCACGTCCGGGCCGGCCGTGACGCCGTCGGGGAACACTTCGCGGTGGAGATAGCGGGCGAGGGCGAGCGGGTTGGGGTAGTCGAAGACGATGGTGGCGGCGAGCTTGAGGCCGGTGGCCCCACGAAGGCGGTTACGCAACTCGACCGAGGTGAGCGAGTCGAACCCGGCGTCCTTGAACGCCGTCTCCGCCCCGACCTGCGCGATACCGGCATGACCGAGGACCATCGCCACATGACCACGGACGAAATCGAGCAGCAACGCTTCCTGCTCCTGTGGTGTGAGCCCTGCAAGCCGGGCAGCAAGGCCGCCACCGCTGTCCCCCGCCCCTGCCTGCCTGTCTCCCGCCCGTGCCCGCCGCCGTCCGCCCTGCACCAGACCACCCAAAAGCCCTGGGAGACCCCCGCCGGCCACGGCATCAGCACGCAGCCTCCGCAGATCCAGCTTGATCGGCACCACCAGGGCTGCGGGAACCCGCAAGGCCGCGTCGAACAACCCCATTCCCTCGGCGGGAGCGATAGGCAGGATGCCGCCACGGCTCATACGAGCCTGGTCGGTCTCGCTGAGGTGAGCGGTCAATCCGGCGGCCTGCTCCCACAGGCCCCAGGCCATCGAGACACCGGGCAGGCCCGCCGCCCGCCGCCGGTGAGCCACCGCGTCGAGATAGGCATTGGCCGCCGCGTAATTGCCCTGCCCCGCCGAACCGATCAAACCCGACGCGGAAGAGAACACCGCGAACACCGACAGGTCCATGTCCCGCGTCAGCTCGTCCAGATGACCAACGGCCATCACCTTCGGCCCGAACACGTACGCCAACCGTTCCGGCGTCAACGCGCCGATCACACCGTCGTCCAACACACCGGCGGTGTGGACAACACCGGTCAGCGGACGCTGCGCCGACACGGAACCCAAAAGCGCGGCCACCGCATCCCGGTCAGCGACATCACACGCCGTCACAGCCACCGATTCGGCACCCAACTCGCCAAGCTCGGCAACCAGCTCCCGCGCCCCCTCGGCCGCCAGACCACGCCGGCTGACCAGAACCAGATGCCGCACACCGTGCTCAGCCACCAGGTGCCGGGCGACCAGCGCGCCCAGCGAACCGGTACCACCTGTGACCAGAACCGTCCTCTCAGAGTCGAAGACGGCGGGGACATCAGAGATGCCGGGGACGGCGGCACCGGTCGTGTCACGGACCAGACGTGGCGCGGACAACACCGTGCCCCGCACAGCGACCTGGTGCTCGCCGGCAGCGAGTACAGCGGCGAGGACCGGTCCCATTTCGACGCCGGTGACGTCGAGGCCGGAGTCGGCAGCGGTGTCGAGGAGAACGATCCGGTCGGGGTTCTCGGTCTGGGC
Protein-coding regions in this window:
- a CDS encoding type I polyketide synthase — protein: MPETGGVLCTSRLSLRTHPWLADHAVSGVVLVPGTGLVELAVRAGDEVGCGVVEELVIEAPLVVPEQGGVRVQVAVGGLEGNGARAVTVYSASEDTAGDHDSDVWTRHATGRLGADLGGGMGMAGFDVSVWPPAGAERVPLDVAGFYEEMFDRGYAFGPAFRGLRAVWRRGEEVFAEVVLPDEQRDNAVRFGIHPALFDAALHARGLVRPDEVADGAGGSRTVLPFSWNDVALYAAGASALRVRLVSSGPDVLSLQAADETGEPVLTMDSLVFREVSAERLGAVAGAAGDDGSLFRVEWAELPVPAPIPELVPSWAAVATADDVAALAVDAPAVAVLEACGEGADDADEVLALTGRALGVLQAWLVAPAFESGKLVVVTKGAVPAGGDADVTDPAGAAVWGLVRAAQTENPDRIVLLDTAADSGLDVTGVEMGPVLAAVLAAGEHQVAVRGTVLSAPRLVRDTTGAAVPGISDVPAVFDSERTVLVTGGTGSLGALVARHLVAEHGVRHLVLVSRRGLAAEGARELVAELGELGAESVAVTACDVADRDAVAALLGSVSAQRPLTGVVHTAGVLDDGVIGALTPERLAYVFGPKVMAVGHLDELTRDMDLSVFAVFSSASGLIGSAGQGNYAAANAYLDAVAHRRRAAGLPGVSMAWGLWEQAAGLTAHLSETDQARMSRGGILPIAPAEGMGLFDAALRVPAALVVPIKLDLRRLRADAVAGGGLPGLLGGLVQGGRRRARAGDRQAGAGDSGGGLAARLAGLTPQEQEALLLDFVRGHVAMVLGHAGIAQVGAETAFKDAGFDSLTSVELRNRLRGATGLKLAATIVFDYPNPLALARYLHREVFPDGVTAGPDVDEARLRRGLALLPLARFRAAGVLDALVRLVELNDHEPPIGMLDDADDETAIADLNVDDLVQLALGDK